The Triticum aestivum cultivar Chinese Spring chromosome 3A, IWGSC CS RefSeq v2.1, whole genome shotgun sequence genome includes a region encoding these proteins:
- the LOC123059479 gene encoding uncharacterized protein: MGFCCGPSDVQVLPENTSSSSPSSSSFVKDSGDGGKKKQQQVIKKEQGKEKKMSNLDRAALTTPRLPFHSRPGLM; encoded by the coding sequence ATGGGGTTCTGCTGTGGGCCTTCGGATGTCCAGGTGCTCCCCGAGAacacgtcctcctcctctccctcctcctcctcgtttgtTAAAGATTCCGGTGATGGCggcaagaagaaacagcagcaagTTATAAAGAAGGAACaggggaaggagaagaagatgagCAACCTTGACCGGGCCGCCCTCACAACACCCCGCCTCCCCTTCCATTCTCGACCCGGTCTAATGTGA